A genomic region of Procambarus clarkii isolate CNS0578487 chromosome 88, FALCON_Pclarkii_2.0, whole genome shotgun sequence contains the following coding sequences:
- the LOC123745774 gene encoding uncharacterized protein, which produces MKLPEEVNLLISSAEASPRSSTPTVALSEVEELVETVIVLHKDPRTHELGLRVVGGVDTYLGCVVVEEVTEGGEAWVDGRLQRGDIILQVNNTSFMHSTQEEAVKVLRCCSSPVRLLVIREDPEQLFTTTKEPTIFITMELYKSSVAERIGLSLMERRDRKGIFVTLVEAGSLAAGYGGIMQGDKLLAVNQTSVASLSLQRVVSILRSLEGRVVVVVGRVPELAGAIQRWACSQLHTSTPTPRPTIHSWLHSTLHKQRECGAGSMEDAGYGSSTLLAGRMLLDDHTTAVCAAPRFPLPLTLIRILRSLHGRSTPFTRTVLQVPSTQMALHSTNSVHQGLSPHSDGQGPTTHSDLQGLSTRSVRQTPSTYSVLQDPSTHSVYPGPSTHAALQGSSTHAALQGPSTHAALQGSSTHIALQGSSTHTVLQGSSTSFTHVKVLQGPSTHRALDQGPSTHRVLDQAPSTHRALDQAPSTHRALDQAPSTHRALDQAPSTHRVLDQAPSTHRALDQAPSTHRALDQAPSTHRVLDQASSTPRATRSSLRAPAHVYNTAVICAESVTCGSHKPFLTGIKITSF; this is translated from the exons ATGAAGCTTCCTGAAGAGGTAAACCTGCTGATCTCCAGTGCAGAGGCAAGTCCTCGATCCTCCACACCCACAG TTGCCCTGAGCGAGGTGGAGGAGCTGGTGGAAACTGTTATCGTACTGCACAAGGACCCGAGGACCCATGAACTAGGCCTGAGAGTGGTGGGCGGCGTCGACACCTACCTG ggatgtgtggtggtggaggaggtgacgGAGGGCGGCGAGGCGTGGGTGGACGGCAGGCTTCAGAGAGGCGACATTATTCTCCAGGTCAACAACACGTCCTTTATG CATTCTACACAAGAGGAGGCGGTGAAGGTGTTGCGATGCTGCTCCTCCCCTGTCAGGCTGCTTGTGATCCGTGAGGACCCCGAGCAGCTCTTCACCACTACCAAGG AGCCGACGATATTCATCACAATGGAACTTTACAAGTCCAGTGTAGCAGAGCGTATAGGGTTGAGTCTCATGGAGCGAAG AGACAGAAAAGGAATCTTCGTCACTCTAGTG GAGGCGGGTAGCCTCGCAGCTGGCTACGGAGGCATAATGCAGGGAGACAAGCTGCTGGCGGTGAACCAGACCTCGGTGGCCTCCCTCAGTCTGCAGCGTGTTGTCTCCATCCTCagg AGTTTGGAAGGgagagtggtggttgtagtgggtcGGGTACCAGAGCTTGCTGGGGCCATTCAGAGGTGGGCGTGCTCCCAGCTCCacacctccacacctacacccagacCCACCATACACTCCTGGCTTCACTCCACACTCCATAAGCA AAGGGAGTGTGGAGCGGGTAGTATGGAGGATGCTGGATACGGGTCGTCGACGTTGCTGGCAGGAAGGATGCTCCTTGATGATCACACCACCGCCGTCTGCGCCGCCCCCAGGTTCCCACTCCCACTAACCCTTATCCGCATCCTCAGATCACTACATGGCCGCTCCACACCCTTCACACGCACGGTTCTCCAGGTTCCATCCACACAAATGGCTCTCCATTCCACAAATAGTGTTCATCAGGGCCTCTCTCCACACAGTGACGGTCAGGGCCCCACGACACACAGTGACCTTCAGGGTCTCTCCACACGCAGTGTCCGTCAGACCCCCTCCACATACAGTGTCCTTCAGGACCCCTCCACACACAGTGTCTATCCGGGCCCCTCCACACACGCTGCCCTTCAGGGCTCCTCCACACACGCTGCCCTTCAGGGCCCCTCCACACACGCTGCCCTTCAGGGCTCCTCCACACACATTGCCCTTCAGGgctcctccacacacaccgtTCTCCAAGGCTCTTCCACATCCTTCACTCACGTAAAGGTCCTCCAGGGCCCCTCAACGCACAGGGCCCTCGACCAGGGCCCCTCAACACACAGAGTCCTCGATCAGGCCCCCTCCACGCACAGggccctcgaccaggcccccTCCACGCACAGggccctcgaccaggcccccTCCACGCACAGGGCCCTCGATCAGGCCCCCTCCACGCAcagggtcctcgaccaggccccctcCACGCACAGggccctcgaccaggcccccTCCACGCACAGggccctcgaccaggcccccTCCACGCAcagggtcctcgaccaggcctcctccacgCCCAGAGCCACCAGATCCTCCTTACGGGCACCAGCTCACGTCTATAACACTGCAGTGATCTGTGCGGAGAGTGTAACCTGCGGATCACACAAACCATTTTTAACTGGAATAAAAATCACAAGTTTTTGA